The proteins below come from a single Falco rusticolus isolate bFalRus1 chromosome 18, bFalRus1.pri, whole genome shotgun sequence genomic window:
- the TBKBP1 gene encoding TANK-binding kinase 1-binding protein 1, with protein MDSMFEDDISILTQEALGPDEDWLDSPNTDLSGEMCSASHFALITAYDDIKNRLTGLERENSTLKRRLKMYEVKYPLISEFGEEHIFSLYEAKETSLLKSEKASLQQQLNQFQHELQKSKEREEQLEEMIQAYEKLCVEKADLETELGEMRALVETHLSRIRSLEQQLRQRDGSAFPGLGAPLPGQEVPFLTLHPNPGLSHVLERAGGWQSRGLEAELEAARQETQRAQHREEHLKAECERLQAELKHLQDTQEQDQSERDMAWVKKVGDDQVNLALAYTELTEELCRLRNLSSLQSQILRALLQEKNLNGGQRHSPLSQCHSPAQQRRSPAPQCPSPAPPGRAAAPQCQSPALQRRSPGPPSQSPAQQRRSPAPGPCQSPAQQRRSPVPPSSQSPAQQRRSPAPPSCPSPASASPHRLPGERMELGYAKPSSRHIKAGFQGRRSYSEVSNVALYQQSRSLWLQPEASTLPKHRPYGEVYLGGAGAPLSAREPFEEHVRFEKQSSDEEEWALPSPPSPEAGAIRCASFCAGFPIPDADAAHRTAAAYARAEHAQSWPSINLLLETVDSEVRSCPLCQLAFPIGYPDDALVKHIDSHLENSKI; from the exons ATGGACTCCATGTTCGAGGACGACATCAGCATCCTGACGCAGGAGGCGCTGGGGCCGGACGAGGACTGGCTCGACAGCCCCAACACCGACCTCTCAGGTGAGATGTGCTCGGCCTCCCACTTCGCCCTCATCACCGCTTACGATGACATCAAGAACCGGCTGACGGGGCTGGAGAGGGAGAACTCCACGCTCAAGCGCCGGCTCAAGATGTACGAGGTCAAG TACCCGCTGATCAGTGAGTTTGGGGAGGAGCACATCTTCTCCCTCTACGAGGCCAAGGAGACATCGCTGCTCAAGAGTGAGAAGGCAtcgctgcagcagcagctcaacCAGTTCCAGCACGAG ctgcagaagagcaaagagcgggaggagcagctggaggagatgaTCCAGGCCTACGAGAAGCTCTGCGTGGAGAAGGCTGACCTGGAGACCGAGCTGGGAGAGATG cgGGCGCTGGTGGAGACGCACCTGAGCCGCATCCggagcctggagcagcagctgcggCAGCGCGATGGCAGCGCCTTCCCTGGGCTGGGTGCCCCGCTGCCGGGCCAGGAGGTGCCATTCCTCACCCTGCACCCCAACCCCGGCCTGAGCCACG TGCTggagcgggccgggggctggcagagccggGGGCTGGAGGCCGAGCTGGAGGCGGCACGGCAGGAGACCCAGCGCGCCCAGCACCGCGAGGAGCATCTCAAGGCCGAGTGTGAGCGGCTGCAGGCGGAGCTGAAGCATCTGCAGGACACCCAGGAGCAG GACCAGTCGGAGCGGGACATGGCCTGGGTGAAGAAGGTGGGCGATGACCA AGTGAACCTGGCGCTGGCCTACACCGAGCTGACGGAGGAGCTGTGCCGCCTGAGGAAtctcagctccctgcagagccagatCCTCCGTGCCTTGCTGCAGGAGAAGAACCTCAATGGCG GCCAGCGCCACTCCCCACTGTCCCAGTGCCACTCGCCAGCCCAGCAGCGCCGCTCGCCTGCCCCACAGTGCCCCTCGCCCGCTCCACCGGGACGTGCCGCGGCGCCCCAATGCCAGTCGCCAGCACTCCAACGGCGCTCGCCGGGCCCCCCCAGCCAGTCGCCAGCCCAGCAGCGCCGCTCGCCAGCCCCTGGTCCCTGCCAGTCCCCTGCCCAGCAGCGCCGGTCCCCAGTTCCTCCTTCCAGCCAGTCACCTGCCCAGCAGCGCCGGTCCCCAGCACCACCATCCTGCCCGTCCCCGGCTTCGGCATCACCGCACCGGCTGCCTGGCGagaggatggagctgggctACGCCAAACCCTCCAGCCGCCACATCAAGGCCGGCTTCCAGGGCCGCCGCAGCTACTCGGAGGTGAGCAACGTGGCCCTGTACCAGCAGAGCCGCTCGCTCTGGCTCCAGCCCGAAGCCTCGACGCTCCCCAAGCACAGGCCCTATGGCGAGGTGTACCTGGGGGGCGCGGGAGCCCCCCTGAGCGCCCGGGAGCCCTTCGAGGAGCATGTGCGTTTCGAGAAGCAATCGTCGGATGAAGAGGAGTGGgcgctccccagcccccccagccccgaggCGGGGGCTATCCGCTGCGCCTCCTTCTGCGCCGGCTTCCCCATCCCCGACGCCGACGCCGCGCACCGGACGGCTGCTGCCTATGCCCGGGCAGAACACGCTCAGTCCTGGCCCTCCATCAAC ctgctgctggagacgGTGGACTCGGAGGTGCGGAGCTGCCCGCTGTGCCAGCTGGCCTTCCCCATCGGCTACCCGGACGATGCCCTGGTAAAGCACATCGACTCGCACCTGGAGAACAGCAAGATCTGA